The segment GCGCGATTCGGGAGGACCGAGACCGCGAAGACTTTCAAAATATCTCCAGGAATAAAGAAAACAAATCCAGTCAATAGCGCCTTGCTACAATCCATTCCTGTAAAAAGTTTGAGCTGAAGGACGCCCGGAATAAAGAGAACGAGCGAGACAAAGATGAGTCGCCAGGATCTTCCCCAAAATGTGAGTTGCCGCCAGCGGGGATGAATCCACGAGCCGGTGAGCGCCGCGGACGCCACGAAACCGATCAGGTAGCCTCCCGTCGCACCAAACAAATAGAGAAGATTGGAATGGGCGCCCGCAAACATCGGCAAACCGATCCCCCCCAATAAGAGATAAAGAAGCTGGGCGTACAGACCGTCGCGGCCGAGAACGACGCCGCTCGCGAGTACGGCCGCCGTCTGCAGCGTGATCGGGACCGGAGTGAACGGCAGAGGGATTTTGATCCAGGCCCCCAAGCCGGTGAGGATCGCAAA is part of the Bdellovibrionota bacterium genome and harbors:
- a CDS encoding biotin transporter BioY is translated as MSTAVQTQVADRSTVAVRVGWISLFAILTGLGAWIKIPLPFTPVPITLQTAAVLASGVVLGRDGLYAQLLYLLLGGIGLPMFAGAHSNLLYLFGATGGYLIGFVASAALTGSWIHPRWRQLTFWGRSWRLIFVSLVLFIPGVLQLKLFTGMDCSKALLTGFVFFIPGDILKVFAVSVLPNRAIRTL